A window from Pseudoliparis swirei isolate HS2019 ecotype Mariana Trench chromosome 17, NWPU_hadal_v1, whole genome shotgun sequence encodes these proteins:
- the opn3 gene encoding opsin-3, translating to MPSLLATANPLIYVFRSRKFRRCLLRLLCSRLSCGLKERPLVAAVQRRPIRPIVASRAACGGGRKRPKKRVTFSSSSIVFIITSNDFHQLDVTSEARESSEVNVFQVRPL from the exons ATGCCCTCGCTCCTCGCCACGGCCAACCCCCTGATCTACGTGTTCAGGAGCAGGAAG tTCCGGCGCTGCCTGCTGCGGCTGCTCTGCTCGCGGCTCTCCTGCGGCCTCAaagagcgccccctggtggctgcGGTGCAGCGCCGCCCCATCCGACCGATCGTGGCGTCGCGGGCGGCGTGCGGCGGCGGCAGGAAGCGGCCCAAGAAGAgggtgaccttcagctcctcctccatcgtcttcatcatcaccaGCAACGACTTCCACCAGCTGGACGTGACCTCGGAGGCCCGGGAGTCCTCGGAGGTCAACGTCTTCCAAGTGAGGCCGCTGTGA
- the cdc42ep3 gene encoding cdc42 effector protein 3, giving the protein MPAKAPIYLKPNSRKKGKKCRLRDILSPDMISPPLGDFRHTIHIGKGGERDAFGDMSFLQGKYELLPGKGDVHPQYGVQGEFLRANSTGDASFAETPSPVLKNAISLPTIGGCQALTLPLISSTVFPTLMGGSPLNPDSPDEVEILQMEALLRSMDVFGSEPSSPAADLLESAPKSTSEAVAKANKINKKEPSSCYIHGRGNGTFKANGSLNSNVSRDSFDSFVGQGDFQNKICSGSRGPDGHFNRDASLGFKQKLSKCNGEWADRDSGVEEGRICDFEFEFSQEKSMSQDSLSHITGSFLSLELDLGPSILDDVLDIMDRPPARSRPRAAPRPEDGNY; this is encoded by the coding sequence ATGCCGGCGAAAGCGCCCATATACCTGAAACCCAACAGCAGGAAGAAGGGAAAGAAATGTCGCCTCAGAGACATTCTGTCCCCGGACATGATCAGCCCGCCGCTCGGCGACTTCCGGCACACCATCCACATCGGCAagggcggagagagagacgcctTCGGCGACATGTCCTTCCTCCAGGGGAAGTACGAGCTCCTGCCTGGGAAGGGAGACGTCCACCCGCAGTACGGCGTCCAGGGTGAGTTTCTGAGAGCCAACAGCACCGGCGATGCTTCCTTCGCGGAGACGCCCTCTCCGGTGCTCAAGAACGCCATCTCCCTCCCGACTATCGGCGGCTGCCAGGCCCTCACCCTGCCCCTGATCTCCTCTACCGTGTTCCCGACGCTCATGGGGGGGTCTCCGTTGAACCCCGACAGCCCGGATGAGGTGGAGATCCTGCAGATGGAAGCCCTGCTGCGCTCCATGGACGTCTTCGGCAGCGAGCCCTCGTCCCCCGCGGCGGACCTGCTGGAGAGCGCCCCCAAGTCCACCTCCGAGGCGGTGGCCAAGGCCAACAAGATAAACAAGAAGGAGCCGTCGTCCTGTTATATCCACGGTCGCGGCAACGGGACCTTCAAAGCCAACGGGAGCCTGAACAGCAACGTGAGCAGGGACAGCTTCGACAGCTTCGTGGGTCAAGGGGACTTCCAGAACAAGATCTGCAGCGGCAGCAGAGGCCCCGACGGACACTTCAACAGAGACGCCTCCCTCGGCTTCAAGCAGAAGCTCTCAAAGTGCAACGGCGAGTGGGCGGACAGGGACAGCGGGGTGGAGGAGGGCCGCATCTGTGATTTTGAGTTTGAGTTCTCCCAGGAGAAGAGCATGTCGCAGGATTCCCTCTCCCACATCACCGGCTCGTTCCTCTCCCTCGAACTCGACCTGGGCCCGTCCATCCTGGACGACGTGCTCGACATCATGGACCGGCCCCCGGCGAGGAGCAGGCCTCGAGCTGCGCCCCGCCCGGAGGACGGGAACTACTAA